From the Verrucomicrobiia bacterium genome, the window ACACGCCGAGCGACACGAGGATAAGGGAGATGATCGTGCCGAGGAAGCCGAGGTAAAGGCCTGCATCGAAGAGGTGTTCCTCGTTCTCGAGCAGCTTCAGCTTCATTCGCGCCACCACTTTCTGGCGGCGGATTTCGGCGAGTTTCACCAGGCAGACGATGTAGAGGAGCGCCTGCAGGACGAAGAAGATCAACATTGTGATCAGGACTTCAGGGTTCATAAACGGGGTGACGGGGTTGGGCTGGCCGGCTGGCGCTGCGCTGCCCAAACCGGGCAGCTGCACGCGAAATGGAAACTCCACTTTCTGGCTTTCCTGAGCGAGAAACGGCTCGCTCACGAGCAGCAGAACCAGCAACGAACCCAATCCAAAGAGCACGGCGCGCGCAATGAAAATGCCGCCCACCTGCAGCGGACGCTCCAGCGATGCGGGCCGCGGCAGCGCGAAATGCACGGCAATCGAGAGCAGGAATCCACCCGCAAAAAACAAGAGCCACTTCACCGTCAATCCGAGCAACGGTGCGCGCAAGCTCAATTGCACGAACAGGGGCTCGAACCGCGACACGTGCAGGCGCTGGTTTCGTTCAAGCAACTCGTTCATGCCTGCAAAGCCGTAACGAAGCGACTGCCCGAGATCGGCCGCCCCCGTTTTTCCAAACGTGCTGAGATAGCGCGCCACTCCCGCGGGATTGGCGGAAACCTGCACCGCAGCGAATATCACTGCGCGGGCGCCTTCCTCGGTTCGCACGTGATTGGCAAGCAGGCGCAACGTTTCTGGGTTTGAGATCTGGCCCACAAACGCGAGCAGCTGGCCCCAATTGAATCGCTGGCCGAGCGACAACATGTCGAGAAGCACCTGTTCCAGCGGACCAGACTTCCCGGCGTTCGCGCCCACTGCGAGCCGGCCGATGCTGTTGCTGAAGCCTGGATGCACATGGCCGCCCTCAAGCAGGAGCCCTGTCATGCAAAGCGCAGCGTCCACGGCCTGGCCTGACGATGTTCCAGACGCGGGAAACAGCGTCGTGTTGGTCATGGTGCGAAAATGCAACAAATCGCGGACAACGGCGCTCTCGGAATTTTCCAGCGCCTGCAACGCGGCCTGCCGGTTTTCGGCACGAATGAGGAATTCCGCAGCGGTTTCAAACGCGCCAGCCGGCGCCGCCGTTGTGCCGCTGTTCTGAAACACCTGGCCGACCGATCGCTCATCAATGAACCCGTGCTTGCGCAACATTGGATCCTGTCGCGCGAGCTCTATCAGGGCGCGCTGCAGCGGTTCACGACGCGGTATTCGACGCTCCTCAGCCGCCTTGAACATCAATTGCGCGGCCCCCAGATTGCGCTCGTACACCAACGCGAGCCCCTGCCCCACGAATCCAGGAGAATCGAGCGCGGCACGCTCCAGCACGGTGTCGTCAACGGCGCGCAAGTGCGACGGCACCAGGAGCCCGCAGGCGAGCATTCCGAGGCCGAGCAGAGCGCAGAACAAAAACGAAACCCAATTTTTCATCGCCAGTGAAGGACAGATTGCCCGTGCCGTTTCCGACGTCCCCCGGGATAAACCTATTCAAGGGAACTTAGCGCCGGCGTCAAATACTGCAAAACCCGCATTCGCTCCCGGAATGACGCCGACTCAAAGCACGGGAACTTCGAAAAAACTTTTCCTGCGGCCGTTCGTTTCTAACCTGCGCTGGTGTCTATTGCGCCCGGAAATATTGTAACACTTCAGATCACCGACATTGCGTTTGGCGGCGAGGGCGTCGGCAGGCTGGAACAGTTGGTGGTGTTCGTGCCGTTCGTCGCCATCGGTGAGATTGTCGAGGCCGAGATCACCGAACTAAAGAAAAGTTTCGGCCGCGCGCGGCTGGTGCGGGTGGTGCAGGCCTCCGCGGAACGGGTTTCGCCACCTTGCCAGTATTTCGGCGCGTGCGGCGGCTGCCAGTACCAGCACCTCAGCTACGCCGGGCAACTCCGCATCAAACACAAACAGATCTGCGACCTGTTCGAACGCATTGGCAAGATCCCGCGCGATCACATCTCCCCCGTCGTACCCTGCCCCAATCCTTACGGCTATCGCAATCGCGTGATGATCCGCAGCCAATGGAACAAACCCGAACAACGGCTGAACATCGGATTCGTGCGATGGGACTGCGGATTGGTTGAGGACATCACCGAATGCAAAATCGCCGAACCCGCGGTGAGCGATCAAATCCGCCAGGTCCGTGCCAATCCGCCGCCCAAGGGCGGCATCAAGGTGGTGTTGCGCCTGCCGCCGGAAGGATGGGAGGTTCCTCGCGACTCGTTCTTCCAGAACAATTTTTTCCTGCTGCCTGAAATGGTTAAGGTCGTGCGGCAATTGCTTGGCGACAGCGGGTCAACGCATCTCATCGATCTGTTCTGCGGCGTTGGCTTTTTCGGCATTGAATTGAGCAGCTCGGTCGAGTCGTTCATCGGGGTCGAGTTTGATCACATGGCGATCAAGGCGGCGCGCAACAACGCCCGCGCGCGAGGAGCATTGAACGGCGAATTCATCGCGGGTCCAGTTGAGGAAATCGTTCCCGAAATCCTCGGGAAATTCCATGCAGACACCACCACGGTCCTCCTGGATCCGCCGCGCAAGGGTTGCCGGCCGGACACACTGCAACTGCTGCGCGAGCAGGGACCGTCGCAAATCATCTATGTCTCGTGCCATCCCGCGACCATGGCGCGGGACTTGAACATTTTATGCTCCGGCGATGTCTTTAAGCTGGTGCGCGTGGTTCCGCTCGACATGTTTCCCCAGACGCAGCACGTGGAGTGCATTGCGGATTTGCGGCTGAATGTGCGACTGCCGCAACCTGCCGGCAACGGTGAAACAAACAGGGTTGGCGCACCCGCTGCGGGGAACGATGGCTCCTCGTAAACCGGCCTCGCGAGTCGAGGATTCCGCCATTGGAAGAACGCTGCGCGCAATGGGTTCCCGGCCGTTGCCGTGCCGTAAACTGCTTGCAAATCGAATGTCCGTTACCCCACTTTTAGCCGCCCATGACGAAGCCTAACAAGACCAGCCCCGAACGAAGCTTTGTTGCCGCTCGCCTGCCATGGATCCTGGGTGCTGGCGCCCTCCTGGTTTACCTCCTGACATTCAATCACTGGGTGTCGTTGAACAATCTTTCCGCAGTGTCGCGCAGCGCGGGATGGCTTTGGGGGCCCGAGCTGACATTGCCGTTGTTCTATGTTCTCACCTTTCCGTTCCGCTGGCTGCCGCCTGAAACCGTTCCATGGGCCCACAATCTGTTTTCGGTCGCCTGCGGATCACTCGCACTGGCGCTGCTCGCGCGGGCCGTGGCTCTGCTGCCGCGCGACCGCACGCACGATCAGCGGCTGCGGGAAAAGGGACGCGTCCCGCTGCTCAGCGGACCGCTTGCCTGGATCCCGCCGGTTTTCGCCGTGGTCGTGTGCGGATTGCAGCTGACGGTCTGGGAAAATTCCACGACAGGATCGAGCGACGTATTGGATCTGCTGTTGCTGGCGTATGTCGTGCGCAATCTCCTGGAATATCGGATCAGTGAGAACGACTCATGGCTGCTGCGAGCGGCTCTTGTGATGGGATTGGGGATGGCGAACAACTGGCCGCTGTTCGTGCTGTTCCCTGGGTTCGTTGTGGCGGTTGTCTGGATCAAGGGTTTCGAATTTTTTCAGCCGCGCTTCTTCATGCGGATGATCGCCTGCGGCATAGCGGGAATGCTTTTATATCTGCTCCTGCCTGCGATTCACGTGCTATCCAGCGCGCCGCTGTACAATTTCTGGAATGCCTTGAAGGTGAACCTGACTGCGGACAAGCAGGCCTTCATGCATTTCATGGGCGGGGGGCGGCCCAGCGTCCTGGCCCTGCTTGCGTTTACTTCACTGCTCCCGGTGTTGATCATCGGGATCCGCTGGCCTTCCAATTTCGGTGATCCCAGCCGCATGGGCAGCATGATTACACGGTGGATCTTTCATTTCGCCCACGGCGCGCTCCTCCTGTTTTGTCTGTGGCTTGCGCTCGATCCGGTATTCAGCCCCCGCCGGCTCGGATACTCGATGTCGGTCCTGGTCTATCTTAGCGCCCTGAGCGTGGGTTACCTGACGGGATATTTTCTGTTGGTTTCAAGGCCCGTGGTGGATCGGATGGGGCGTTCCTCGCCGATGCAGGGTGTGTTGCACAAGGTGACGATCGGCACT encodes:
- a CDS encoding class I SAM-dependent RNA methyltransferase gives rise to the protein MSIAPGNIVTLQITDIAFGGEGVGRLEQLVVFVPFVAIGEIVEAEITELKKSFGRARLVRVVQASAERVSPPCQYFGACGGCQYQHLSYAGQLRIKHKQICDLFERIGKIPRDHISPVVPCPNPYGYRNRVMIRSQWNKPEQRLNIGFVRWDCGLVEDITECKIAEPAVSDQIRQVRANPPPKGGIKVVLRLPPEGWEVPRDSFFQNNFFLLPEMVKVVRQLLGDSGSTHLIDLFCGVGFFGIELSSSVESFIGVEFDHMAIKAARNNARARGALNGEFIAGPVEEIVPEILGKFHADTTTVLLDPPRKGCRPDTLQLLREQGPSQIIYVSCHPATMARDLNILCSGDVFKLVRVVPLDMFPQTQHVECIADLRLNVRLPQPAGNGETNRVGAPAAGNDGSS